One window of Phycisphaeraceae bacterium genomic DNA carries:
- a CDS encoding methylmalonyl-CoA mutase, protein MTTAHRPSVAPSAVPPPVDPNAVTISGIVVDPVYSPEAPPESLKHQSRDIAAPGQYPYTRGLFPQGYRTRLWTMRQFAGFGSADDTNKRFKYLLSAAKGTAANTGLSTAFDLPTLMGRDSDDELSVGEVGRCGVAIDTIEDMHRLYADIPIGNVTVSQTINGPACVIWAMYLAMAVQRNISWNTLGGTLQNDILKEFHSQNEFIYPPEASVKLVVDTIEFQSRFVPKWNSVSISGYHIREAGSTATQELAFTLRDGMEYVEACVERGLDIDSFAPRLSFFFNSHNEFFEEICKLRAARRIWARAMKHRYGAKNERSWYMKTHVQTAGCSLTEQQPLNNIVRVGYQAMAAVLGGCQSLHTDSMDETLGLPTEQAVTVALRTQQILAHETGVTRVTDPLGGSWYVEQLTDTMEREALRYIGDVDHMGTYREGAKGQRGDGAEGEDLSKHPAYERLHGYGRGVINGINRGYFRRQIAEASYRYSEECEAGDRLIVGVNAYTEDSGERPIDILQISHDVEVNQCDRLAQFKKARDASKVKQALDNIRASCQGKSFTLQNALPSAPGKAGGLHETNVMPALIDGALCGCTMGEMVQAMADVYGRYSGGPEW, encoded by the coding sequence ATGACCACCGCGCATCGACCTTCTGTCGCTCCGTCCGCCGTGCCGCCGCCGGTGGACCCGAACGCCGTGACGATCTCCGGGATCGTGGTGGACCCGGTTTATTCGCCCGAAGCGCCACCAGAAAGCCTGAAGCACCAGTCACGCGACATCGCGGCACCGGGTCAATATCCGTATACACGAGGCTTGTTTCCGCAGGGATATCGCACGCGACTCTGGACCATGCGCCAGTTCGCGGGGTTTGGAAGCGCGGACGATACGAACAAGCGTTTCAAGTACCTGCTGTCGGCAGCCAAAGGAACGGCGGCGAACACGGGGCTCAGCACGGCGTTCGACCTGCCCACGCTGATGGGTCGCGACAGCGATGATGAACTCTCGGTCGGCGAAGTCGGAAGGTGCGGCGTCGCGATCGACACCATCGAGGACATGCACCGGCTGTACGCGGATATTCCGATCGGCAACGTAACGGTGAGCCAGACGATCAACGGCCCGGCGTGCGTGATCTGGGCGATGTACCTGGCGATGGCGGTGCAGCGGAACATTTCGTGGAACACGCTGGGCGGGACGCTTCAGAACGACATCCTCAAAGAGTTCCACAGCCAGAACGAGTTCATCTATCCGCCCGAGGCGAGCGTGAAGCTCGTCGTGGACACGATCGAATTTCAGAGTCGCTTTGTGCCCAAGTGGAACAGTGTCAGTATCAGCGGGTATCACATCCGCGAAGCGGGCAGCACGGCGACGCAGGAGTTGGCGTTCACCTTGCGCGACGGGATGGAGTACGTCGAGGCGTGCGTGGAGCGAGGGCTGGATATTGACAGCTTTGCGCCGCGGCTCTCGTTCTTCTTCAACAGCCACAACGAGTTCTTCGAAGAGATCTGCAAGCTGCGGGCGGCGCGGCGGATCTGGGCGCGGGCGATGAAGCACCGGTATGGCGCGAAGAACGAGCGCTCGTGGTACATGAAGACGCACGTGCAGACGGCGGGTTGCTCGCTGACCGAGCAGCAGCCGCTCAACAACATCGTGCGGGTGGGCTATCAGGCGATGGCGGCGGTGCTGGGCGGATGCCAGAGCTTGCACACCGACAGCATGGACGAGACGCTGGGCTTGCCGACGGAGCAAGCGGTGACGGTGGCGCTGCGCACCCAGCAGATTCTGGCGCACGAAACCGGCGTGACGCGCGTGACGGATCCGCTCGGCGGATCGTGGTATGTGGAGCAGTTGACGGACACGATGGAGCGGGAAGCGCTGCGGTATATCGGTGATGTTGATCACATGGGGACGTACCGGGAAGGGGCGAAGGGGCAGAGGGGCGATGGGGCGGAGGGAGAAGACCTCAGCAAGCATCCGGCGTATGAGCGGCTGCATGGGTATGGGCGCGGAGTGATCAACGGGATCAATCGCGGGTATTTCCGGCGGCAGATCGCGGAGGCGTCGTATCGGTATTCAGAAGAGTGCGAGGCGGGCGATCGGTTGATCGTGGGCGTGAACGCGTATACGGAAGATTCCGGCGAGCGGCCGATCGACATTCTGCAGATCAGCCACGATGTCGAGGTGAATCAGTGCGACCGGCTGGCACAGTTCAAGAAGGCGCGGGACGCGTCGAAGGTGAAACAGGCGCTCGACAACATCCGGGCATCGTGCCAGGGGAAGTCGTTCACGCTGCAGAATGCGCTGCCGAGCGCGCCGGGGAAAGCGGGCGGGCTGCACGAGACGAACGTGATGCCGGCGCTGATTGATGGGGCGTTGTGCGGCTGCACGATGGGCGAGATGGTGCAGGCGATGGCGGATGTGTACGGGCGGTACTCAGGCGGGCCGGAGTGGTAG
- the ffh gene encoding signal recognition particle protein, which yields MLDRLTESFSGLFRKLSGNATLTEKNVRDAIDEVRTSLLEADVHLDVVNAFTDAVLKDAIGRDVTKSLKPGEEMIGIVHARLVEFLGGTPEQADPRAALQSTADQTIMKISPGPTIVMMCGLQGSGKTTTCGKLAAVLKKRGRSVMLAAADLQRPAAVEQLHTVATQVEKDFPGGAQVHFYGEPEKVAEYGKAVGVAVGVCQRALAAARAKGVDVLILDTAGRLHVNDELMGELSQVKRLLQPHHIFLVVDAMTGQDALNSAKSFHQKLDIDGVILTKFDSDTRGGAAMSVKHVTGAPIKFVGVGEKLDALEDFHPTRFAGRILGMGDIVALVEKAQEQVDEEEAKKLEEKLAKGELTMDDFLKQLKMLRRMGPLKQLFSLLPGVGSMLKDVQIEDKQLDKVEAMIGSMTKAERTKPDMIDNSRRKRIATGSGVDQNDVGQMVKQFGLVSKLSKGMAGMSAAQKSAAARELGSGGMGGMMPGLKGLPGFGSRGSTFTASPKAKFKKRKK from the coding sequence ATGCTTGACCGTCTCACAGAATCCTTCTCCGGCCTTTTCCGCAAACTCAGCGGCAACGCGACTCTTACGGAAAAAAATGTCCGCGACGCCATCGACGAAGTTCGCACGAGCCTGCTCGAAGCCGACGTCCATCTCGATGTCGTGAACGCCTTCACCGACGCCGTCCTGAAAGATGCGATCGGTCGTGACGTCACCAAATCGCTCAAGCCGGGCGAAGAGATGATCGGCATTGTCCACGCCCGCCTGGTCGAGTTTCTGGGCGGCACGCCCGAACAGGCCGATCCGCGCGCGGCGCTCCAGTCAACCGCCGATCAGACGATCATGAAGATCAGCCCCGGGCCGACCATCGTCATGATGTGCGGGCTGCAGGGTTCGGGCAAAACGACCACCTGCGGCAAGTTGGCGGCGGTCCTGAAAAAGCGCGGCCGCTCGGTCATGCTTGCCGCGGCAGACCTGCAGCGCCCCGCGGCGGTCGAGCAGTTGCACACGGTCGCGACGCAAGTCGAGAAGGATTTTCCCGGCGGCGCGCAGGTTCACTTCTACGGCGAACCGGAGAAGGTTGCTGAATACGGCAAGGCCGTCGGTGTCGCGGTGGGGGTCTGCCAGCGGGCGCTCGCCGCGGCACGCGCCAAAGGCGTGGACGTTCTGATCCTCGACACCGCGGGACGTTTGCATGTCAACGACGAGTTGATGGGCGAGCTGTCGCAGGTAAAGCGCCTTCTCCAGCCGCACCACATCTTTCTTGTCGTCGACGCGATGACCGGGCAGGATGCGCTCAATTCCGCCAAGAGCTTCCACCAGAAACTCGACATCGACGGTGTGATCCTGACAAAGTTTGACTCCGACACGCGCGGCGGCGCCGCGATGTCGGTCAAGCACGTGACCGGCGCACCGATCAAGTTCGTCGGCGTCGGCGAGAAACTCGACGCGCTCGAAGATTTTCATCCGACGCGTTTCGCCGGACGCATCCTCGGTATGGGCGACATCGTCGCGCTCGTCGAGAAAGCCCAGGAGCAAGTCGACGAAGAAGAAGCGAAGAAGCTTGAAGAGAAACTCGCCAAGGGCGAGTTGACGATGGACGATTTCCTGAAGCAGTTGAAGATGCTGCGCCGGATGGGACCGCTCAAACAGCTCTTCTCGTTGCTCCCCGGCGTGGGCTCGATGCTGAAGGATGTTCAGATCGAGGACAAGCAGCTCGACAAGGTCGAAGCGATGATCGGCTCGATGACGAAAGCCGAGCGCACCAAGCCCGACATGATCGACAACAGCCGGCGCAAGAGGATCGCAACAGGCTCGGGCGTCGATCAGAACGACGTCGGCCAGATGGTCAAGCAGTTCGGTCTGGTGAGCAAGCTCAGCAAAGGAATGGCGGGAATGAGCGCGGCGCAGAAGTCCGCCGCGGCACGCGAACTCGGCTCCGGCGGCATGGGCGGGATGATGCCGGGGCTCAAAGGACTCCCCGGCTTCGGCTCGCGCGGAAGCACGTTCACCGCGAGCCCGAAAGCAAAGTTCAAGAAACGAAAAAAGTGA
- a CDS encoding rhodanese-like domain-containing protein, whose product MADAHLNDRGLPGSYHFKPDWEVTPREAKAMLDEGANVLVIDVRLKPEWDFAHIKGSVLVPLDELETRAGEIQSMVEENPGCTVLTLCHHGVRSLKAAAFLREQGISGVKSIAGGIELWSLGADSSVKRYERQGAKVWAAGTNPS is encoded by the coding sequence ATGGCCGATGCACACTTGAATGATCGTGGGCTTCCGGGGTCGTATCACTTCAAACCCGATTGGGAAGTCACTCCCCGCGAAGCCAAGGCCATGCTCGATGAAGGGGCGAACGTGCTCGTCATCGATGTCCGGTTGAAGCCCGAGTGGGATTTCGCGCACATCAAGGGTTCGGTTTTGGTGCCGCTGGATGAGCTCGAGACTCGGGCCGGCGAGATTCAGTCGATGGTGGAAGAAAACCCCGGCTGCACGGTGCTGACGCTTTGTCACCACGGCGTGCGATCGCTTAAAGCCGCGGCATTTCTCCGCGAGCAGGGAATCTCCGGCGTGAAGTCGATCGCGGGCGGGATAGAGCTCTGGTCGCTCGGCGCCGATTCCTCGGTGAAACGCTACGAGAGACAGGGCGCGAAGGTGTGGGCAGCGGGAACGAACCCGAGCTGA
- a CDS encoding MgtC/SapB family protein has protein sequence MDPREIFLSLAVALASGLLVGMQRERTHSDLAGIRTFPLIAAFGALCAILARAVASFPVETAAVGVAGVLIIAGGLVAIAIVVLTGNLVRPVPTGQDQEPHGLTTEMAILVMFACGTLIGLRMYAPSVAMAAATAVLLHLKTPLHRFIRGLSDTDVRAVLQFAVIALIIFPVIPNEAMGPYDAINPYKIWLMVVLVTGISLCGYVALRVFGTKSGTLLAALLGGLVSSTATTVSVSRMVRSKGASAASAAPAIALANSVMLVRVIILAFAAARGSATVIAVALAVVLAASVVGAGTGFLIARRTKDSEIAFSPSNQKNPTELKSALVFAALFALVQLLAIAGKENLGRAGLFAIAAISGLTDMDAITLSTAGMAKSGQADGSTAAVAIIIAAVVNTLVKLAIAGALGGAPLARRLGTILLAPIVAGVAVVVALVL, from the coding sequence GTGGATCCTCGCGAGATATTCCTGAGCCTCGCAGTCGCGCTCGCCTCCGGGCTGCTTGTCGGTATGCAGCGGGAGCGGACGCACAGCGACCTTGCCGGAATCCGCACCTTTCCACTGATCGCGGCCTTCGGCGCACTCTGCGCGATTCTTGCCAGGGCCGTCGCGAGCTTTCCGGTCGAAACTGCCGCGGTCGGCGTCGCGGGAGTCCTGATCATCGCCGGGGGGCTCGTTGCGATTGCGATCGTGGTGCTCACAGGAAACCTCGTGCGACCGGTGCCCACGGGCCAAGACCAGGAGCCACACGGCCTGACAACGGAGATGGCGATCCTCGTGATGTTCGCCTGCGGGACGCTGATCGGCCTGCGAATGTACGCGCCAAGTGTGGCAATGGCCGCCGCGACGGCAGTGCTGCTCCACCTCAAGACGCCGCTGCATCGCTTTATCCGCGGGCTGAGCGACACCGATGTCCGCGCGGTGCTGCAATTCGCCGTCATCGCGCTGATCATTTTTCCAGTGATCCCAAATGAGGCGATGGGCCCGTACGACGCGATCAATCCGTACAAGATCTGGCTGATGGTGGTGCTGGTCACCGGCATCAGCCTTTGCGGGTACGTGGCCCTCCGAGTATTCGGAACCAAATCCGGCACGCTTCTCGCCGCGCTTCTCGGCGGACTCGTTTCGAGCACGGCGACGACCGTGAGCGTGTCACGGATGGTCAGAAGCAAGGGAGCTTCGGCGGCTTCGGCGGCCCCCGCGATCGCCCTCGCAAACTCGGTCATGCTCGTCCGGGTGATCATTCTCGCCTTTGCCGCGGCGCGCGGCAGCGCGACTGTGATCGCGGTTGCGCTTGCGGTTGTGCTCGCGGCATCGGTTGTCGGAGCGGGCACGGGGTTTCTCATCGCAAGGCGCACAAAGGACTCGGAAATCGCGTTTTCGCCCTCCAATCAGAAGAATCCGACCGAATTGAAGTCCGCGCTGGTCTTTGCCGCCCTGTTCGCGCTGGTGCAGTTGCTGGCGATCGCCGGCAAAGAGAATCTCGGGAGAGCCGGGCTTTTCGCGATCGCGGCGATCAGCGGTCTGACGGATATGGACGCGATCACGCTTTCGACCGCGGGGATGGCCAAGTCCGGTCAGGCAGATGGATCAACCGCGGCGGTTGCGATCATCATCGCGGCGGTCGTGAATACACTCGTCAAGCTCGCGATCGCGGGCGCCTTGGGCGGTGCGCCGTTGGCACGGCGACTCGGCACGATTCTGCTCGCGCCCATTGTGGCGGGGGTCGCGGTGGTTGTGGCTCTGGTCCTTTGA
- a CDS encoding ABC-F family ATP-binding cassette domain-containing protein, giving the protein MPVLTATNLKHAFGLRIILDGVSFSIEPGERVGVVGRNGVGKSTFLKMLAGLMQPDSGDVALQRGARAGYLHQDPKLNPEETLWGEAESAFARLHELHQKLDHLYEEMATADGARLEKLMEEQTRLTEAMEAAGGYSIDHKIAEILHGLGFIDAQFKIKVSGLSGGQKGRLALAKLLLENPDVLLLDEPTNHLDIEGRLWLENFLKNEFEGAVLLISHDRYLLDNVVQRIIETEDGRLIDYPGNYETFRELRAERRLAMLRAYENQQSRFRQEEAYIRKYKAGRRAAQAKGRETKLERAKEQDQLERPPEAHSFEVRLPNAPRSGDMVFAAREVSKAYPLDGGGTKTLFQNLDIVVSRGERWGIIGPNGAGKTTLVRTLLGEIAPDTGTVRLGSNVRIGYYRQTHEHLPAEKAVYQYLQDTIKKEVPGVQMSEQAARDLAGAFLFSGTDQDRPLGQLSGGERSRAAIAALLCSAKNMLVLDEPTNHLDLMSAERLEEALRDEGGYEGTMLLISHDRALIDGTCDHLMILDGAGNVEIFHGSYTEWHEKDVQRKRERDRAAIDEKNRREEAERQRKQAEERRKSEKPAQKPAGPSANSLARMRTEQIEEKIETLQRRIKEIDGLMGDPNVWRDHAKATRLTDERTAAIEQLEPLEFEWARRAAEAE; this is encoded by the coding sequence TTGCCAGTTCTTACCGCCACCAATCTCAAGCACGCGTTCGGCCTCCGCATCATTCTTGATGGGGTGTCGTTCTCCATCGAACCGGGCGAGCGCGTCGGCGTGGTCGGTCGGAACGGGGTGGGCAAGAGCACGTTTCTCAAGATGCTCGCGGGCCTGATGCAGCCGGATTCTGGTGATGTGGCGCTCCAGCGCGGCGCCCGCGCCGGCTACTTGCATCAGGATCCAAAGCTCAATCCGGAAGAAACGCTCTGGGGTGAAGCCGAGAGCGCGTTTGCCCGCTTGCATGAACTGCACCAAAAACTCGATCACCTTTACGAAGAGATGGCCACGGCCGATGGGGCGCGACTCGAGAAGTTGATGGAGGAGCAGACCAGGCTCACCGAAGCGATGGAGGCCGCGGGCGGCTACTCGATCGACCACAAGATCGCGGAGATCCTGCACGGCCTCGGATTCATTGATGCGCAGTTCAAAATCAAGGTCAGCGGGCTTTCGGGCGGACAAAAGGGACGGCTCGCGCTCGCGAAGCTGTTGCTTGAGAATCCCGATGTGCTCCTGCTCGACGAACCCACCAATCACCTCGATATCGAAGGCCGCCTCTGGCTTGAGAATTTTCTTAAGAACGAGTTCGAGGGCGCCGTGCTGCTCATCAGCCACGATCGGTACCTGCTCGACAATGTCGTGCAGCGGATCATCGAGACCGAAGACGGAAGGCTGATCGACTACCCGGGGAACTACGAGACATTTCGCGAACTCCGCGCCGAGCGCCGGCTGGCGATGCTGCGTGCCTATGAGAATCAGCAGAGCCGCTTCCGCCAGGAAGAGGCGTACATCCGCAAGTACAAAGCGGGACGCCGTGCGGCACAGGCGAAAGGACGCGAGACCAAGCTCGAACGCGCCAAAGAGCAGGATCAACTCGAACGTCCGCCCGAGGCGCACTCGTTCGAAGTGCGTTTGCCCAATGCGCCCCGCAGCGGCGACATGGTCTTCGCAGCGCGCGAAGTCTCAAAAGCCTATCCGCTCGACGGCGGCGGCACGAAAACGCTCTTTCAGAATCTCGACATCGTCGTTTCGCGCGGCGAGCGCTGGGGAATCATCGGGCCAAACGGTGCGGGAAAAACCACACTGGTGCGCACTTTGCTCGGTGAAATCGCGCCCGACACGGGCACCGTGCGGCTTGGTTCCAATGTGCGAATCGGGTATTACCGGCAGACGCACGAACATCTCCCCGCGGAGAAGGCTGTTTATCAGTACCTGCAGGACACCATCAAGAAAGAAGTGCCCGGCGTTCAAATGAGCGAGCAGGCGGCACGCGATCTCGCCGGCGCGTTTCTCTTTTCCGGAACAGATCAGGATCGCCCGCTCGGTCAACTCTCGGGAGGCGAACGCAGCCGCGCGGCGATCGCGGCCCTGCTCTGTTCTGCAAAGAACATGCTTGTTCTCGACGAACCGACGAACCACCTCGACCTGATGAGCGCCGAGCGCCTCGAAGAAGCGCTCCGAGATGAGGGCGGGTACGAAGGCACGATGCTGCTCATCAGCCACGATCGCGCGCTGATCGACGGCACTTGCGATCACCTGATGATCCTCGACGGAGCGGGAAACGTGGAAATTTTCCACGGTTCGTACACCGAATGGCACGAGAAGGATGTGCAGCGCAAGCGCGAACGAGATCGTGCCGCGATCGATGAAAAGAATCGGCGCGAAGAGGCCGAGCGCCAGCGCAAGCAGGCAGAAGAACGCCGAAAGAGCGAGAAGCCCGCTCAGAAGCCGGCCGGCCCCTCGGCTAATTCTCTCGCGCGGATGCGCACCGAGCAGATAGAAGAAAAAATCGAAACGCTCCAACGCCGGATCAAGGAGATCGATGGCCTGATGGGCGATCCGAACGTCTGGCGCGATCACGCCAAGGCGACCCGCCTCACCGACGAGCGAACTGCGGCGATCGAGCAACTCGAACCTCTCGAGTTCGAGTGGGCTCGCCGCGCCGCGGAAGCGGAGTAG
- the prfB gene encoding peptide chain release factor 2 has protein sequence MRPPCTTTPINPSSTTSRRGSQPSATRFNFAAKSAQLRELEAQMNEASFWDNQSSAKKVVSEVKTLKAQVDPLAGAIKDFDDAKIAYEMSKEAGDKELLAEADEQLFGLVGRMDKIELQSLLSGKHDHRNCFLTISAGVGGTEANDWCEMLFRMYLFYCEKMGWQLEEMDKSYGSEVGLDSVTLHVKGPFAFGYLSCERGSHRLARVSPFNAQGKRQTSFATVEVTPEFEEVDLQIPEKDLEITPFVRASGPGGQNVNKVASAIRVVHIPTGIQVVASTYRDQGQNKRQALAVLQAKLEQLAEEQREKEIVAAQGGTLDRGWGTQIRSYVFYDNRVKDHRTGMENSNYEAVLRGDIGEFVDAELKRRRAEKEASRART, from the coding sequence TTGAGACCCCCATGCACTACGACGCCCATCAACCCATCATCAACGACCTCGAGGCGCGGATCACAACCATCCGCGACTCGCTTTAACTTTGCCGCCAAGTCCGCACAGCTCCGTGAACTTGAAGCGCAGATGAACGAGGCGTCGTTCTGGGATAATCAGTCGTCCGCCAAAAAAGTCGTGAGCGAAGTCAAAACGCTCAAGGCCCAGGTCGATCCGCTCGCCGGCGCGATCAAAGATTTCGACGACGCCAAGATCGCCTACGAAATGTCCAAGGAAGCGGGCGATAAGGAACTCCTCGCCGAAGCCGACGAGCAGCTCTTCGGGCTGGTCGGGCGGATGGACAAGATCGAGCTCCAGTCGCTCCTCAGCGGCAAGCACGACCACCGCAACTGCTTCCTCACCATCAGCGCCGGCGTTGGCGGCACCGAGGCCAACGACTGGTGCGAGATGCTCTTCCGCATGTACCTCTTCTACTGCGAGAAGATGGGCTGGCAGCTCGAAGAAATGGACAAGTCGTACGGAAGCGAAGTCGGGCTCGATTCTGTGACGCTGCACGTCAAGGGACCGTTCGCTTTCGGCTATCTCTCGTGCGAACGCGGCTCGCACCGTCTTGCCCGCGTCAGCCCGTTCAACGCGCAGGGAAAACGCCAGACCAGCTTCGCGACCGTCGAAGTGACTCCCGAGTTCGAGGAAGTCGATCTTCAGATTCCCGAGAAGGATCTCGAGATCACCCCGTTCGTGCGCGCCAGCGGCCCCGGCGGTCAGAACGTCAATAAGGTCGCCTCCGCCATCCGGGTCGTGCACATCCCGACGGGCATCCAGGTTGTCGCCAGCACCTACCGCGACCAGGGGCAGAACAAGCGTCAGGCGCTCGCGGTTTTGCAGGCCAAGCTCGAACAATTGGCGGAAGAGCAGCGCGAAAAAGAGATTGTCGCGGCACAGGGCGGCACGCTCGATCGCGGATGGGGCACACAGATCCGCAGCTATGTTTTCTACGACAACCGCGTGAAGGATCACCGCACCGGAATGGAAAACAGCAACTACGAGGCGGTGCTCCGGGGCGATATCGGCGAATTCGTGGACGCCGAACTGAAACGCCGGCGCGCGGAAAAGGAAGCCTCTCGGGCCCGGACCTGA
- a CDS encoding prephenate dehydrogenase produces MPASVSILGFGAFGRFMAAHLAPHFDLRVCDATDLSAETKKTGAKWTDLPTAATSDLIVLAIPVQRMEQLLRQLAPLLAGRNTLVIDVASVKVKPIALMRDLLPPETEIIGTHPLFGPQSGKHGIEGLPIAFCAVRASEERIACVRSFLGDTLKLRVLDVSPEEHDRQMAYVQGLTHLVARAAAALELPQTELATVAYRRFAEMSESLAGDSWELFKTIENENPFAAEVRRQFAENIAKIERQLRHP; encoded by the coding sequence ATGCCCGCTTCCGTTTCAATCCTTGGCTTCGGCGCTTTCGGCCGCTTCATGGCCGCCCACCTCGCCCCGCACTTTGACCTGCGCGTCTGCGATGCAACAGATCTCTCTGCCGAAACCAAGAAAACCGGCGCGAAGTGGACCGACCTCCCCACCGCCGCCACCTCTGATCTCATCGTCCTTGCCATCCCCGTCCAGCGGATGGAGCAACTGCTCAGGCAGCTTGCTCCCCTTCTTGCGGGTCGAAACACGCTTGTGATCGACGTTGCGTCGGTCAAGGTAAAGCCGATTGCGCTGATGCGCGATCTGCTCCCGCCCGAAACCGAAATCATCGGAACCCACCCGCTCTTCGGCCCGCAAAGCGGCAAGCACGGCATCGAGGGATTGCCAATCGCATTCTGCGCCGTTCGCGCAAGCGAAGAGCGCATCGCCTGCGTGCGATCCTTTCTCGGCGACACGCTCAAACTCCGCGTTCTCGACGTCTCGCCGGAGGAGCACGATCGGCAGATGGCGTATGTGCAGGGATTGACGCACCTGGTTGCACGTGCCGCGGCGGCGCTGGAACTGCCACAGACGGAGCTTGCGACGGTGGCGTACAGGCGGTTTGCGGAGATGAGCGAATCGCTCGCGGGCGACTCGTGGGAACTCTTCAAGACCATCGAGAACGAGAACCCGTTCGCGGCGGAAGTCCGCCGGCAATTCGCCGAAAATATTGCGAAAATCGAGAGGCAACTCCGGCATCCGTAG
- a CDS encoding 3-hydroxybutyryl-CoA dehydrogenase (converts (S)-3-hydroxybutanoyl-CoA to 3-acetoacetyl-CoA), which produces MATQSIHTIAIIGAGQMGSGIAQVAAVSGFKTLVCDASSSALGKCRDAHNKRLAREVEKGRMKDTDVQTALGRLHYVESLDMLKGADVVIEAVVEDAKVKRELFQRLAAMFPAQILASNTSSISITEICASVGPQGHPERVIGMHFFNPVPVMKLVEVIRGLQTSNETVQRVTNLAMQLGKTPIPANDRAGFVSNRVLMPLINEAFYAWMEGVAEPQHIDEIMKLGCNFPMGPLRLADFIGLDTCVHIMNVLAEGLGGERYRPCPLLRQLVAAGRLGDKTAKGVYDYSPAGAQSSNPGASGAGMSGASQTGHGGMTSSKAAIGV; this is translated from the coding sequence ATGGCAACTCAATCAATCCACACGATCGCGATTATCGGTGCGGGGCAGATGGGAAGCGGAATCGCCCAGGTGGCGGCGGTTTCGGGCTTCAAAACGCTCGTATGCGATGCTTCGTCCTCCGCGCTCGGAAAATGCCGCGATGCGCACAACAAGCGTCTGGCTCGCGAGGTTGAGAAGGGCCGCATGAAGGACACCGACGTCCAGACGGCCCTGGGGCGCCTCCACTACGTCGAAAGCCTCGACATGTTGAAGGGGGCCGATGTCGTTATCGAGGCGGTCGTCGAAGACGCCAAAGTCAAGCGGGAACTCTTCCAACGGCTCGCAGCCATGTTTCCGGCTCAGATCCTCGCCAGCAACACCAGTTCGATCAGCATCACGGAGATTTGCGCGAGCGTCGGACCTCAGGGCCACCCGGAGCGGGTGATCGGCATGCACTTCTTCAATCCCGTGCCGGTCATGAAACTCGTGGAGGTGATCCGAGGCCTTCAAACTTCGAACGAGACCGTCCAGCGCGTGACCAATCTCGCGATGCAACTCGGCAAGACGCCCATTCCCGCGAACGATCGGGCGGGCTTCGTGTCCAATCGCGTGCTCATGCCTCTCATTAACGAGGCGTTCTACGCGTGGATGGAGGGCGTCGCCGAACCGCAGCACATCGACGAGATCATGAAGCTCGGCTGCAACTTCCCGATGGGGCCGCTTCGCCTGGCCGATTTCATCGGGCTCGATACCTGCGTTCACATCATGAACGTTCTCGCGGAGGGACTTGGCGGCGAGCGCTACCGGCCCTGCCCGCTGCTGCGACAGTTGGTCGCGGCCGGCCGGCTGGGCGACAAAACCGCGAAAGGCGTGTACGACTATTCGCCGGCCGGAGCGCAGAGCTCAAACCCCGGAGCAAGCGGCGCCGGCATGAGCGGAGCGAGCCAGACCGGTCACGGCGGCATGACGTCGAGCAAAGCGGCGATCGGCGTGTAG